Below is a genomic region from Betta splendens chromosome 8, fBetSpl5.4, whole genome shotgun sequence.
agcaggggcCCATAGTCCTGATTGACCGGCTCCTGGGGCCACATGCTCTGCGGTACGTGGCCGGCTGTGCAGCCGAACTGGCTCGCAGCGAAGATCTGCAGCACAGCGAGAGCCTTCTGGATAAGCTGCAGACCGGTTTCCCGCATCTTCTGGGCCTGTTCTGGGTCTACTGCAGTGACAAAGGGACACCCTCATTAGGAGACACTTACAGCAATAATCCTGCCTTAACAGAATTAAGGGGTTAATACAGAATTAAAATTTGGGTCATTTGTATGGTTTGATATGTTTGAACTGACCTTTCTTTTTGGACCCTGGATTTCGTGCATTGGTCCCTGCTGCTTGTGGCTGCGGCCTACCATCTGACAACAGAGGGTTCCCCACCTCATCTAACACAATGAGGCAAACATTATAACTTAGCCGTGCAAACAGAAGACCTCATACCGACTCTGACTCTAAGCTTGCATACCCTGGATAAAGTTGATGAACATCTCCAGGTCTCTGATCTGGGTCTTgagctgctccaccagctgtTCTTTGACTCTGGCTGGGTTCACTATCTGAGCGATGGCGGCGTCAACCCTCTGCCTCAGCTCTTCGGGCGACAAGTTGCCAATGTCCTCATTCAAGTTGACATCCAGCTTTTTGATCAACTCATCAATGATGACCTGGAAGTCACATTTAGGGTGAGCAGCTGGCTCCTCATGTGGTAAATGCAACATCAGGGTTGGACACCCCTGTACTAGTTACAACAGGATTTATCCTGCACTCCCACCTTCTGTctctccatgacaacagactGAGGCAGCGAGTCGTAGCTGCCCTCCTGATAGGCGAAGCGCTCCAGATCATCCAGCTGTGTCTTCAGCTGGAAAATTAGATCTTTCTGCTTTTCCCTCTGAGCTTCCAGACGTTCCCTTTTCTCCCGCTCACTCTGATGAGTAAAATCAAACAACGATTTTGGGATTTAATGCAGGCTGACCATAATAAGACTTTGTCAATCAAAGCATTTATTGTTTTGCAGTTGGACGTACTTTAATAATCAGCTGTACCTTATGTTGCTATAAGctaaatttacatttacatacaagATGAGACATCAGGTATCATACTCACCAGATCCCCCTGAGTAAAGCATGTGACAAAGGTGAAACAAAAGGAGCCATTTAGCAGGAAAACGTATTAAGCGATAATGATACAgaacatatacatacagtaaggaGTGGCTATGCAAGCATGAAGCTTTACTGAAGATTAAATGCACACAGGCAGGGAGTAAACAGTGATGGGAACAAAGCAGGTTGTGTGAACACCACTGTGTACACAAAAGCCTACAATAAACAAGCCAGAGGCATTTTCTACGCACTTGCAGGGCTGTGAGTCACACACGTCGTGGCAGAAAGCACTGTTTCCCACCAGAGATAAGATCAAGGAATAGGTGGGTGCAGCAGAGTGTGACACAAGCGTCACAGCTTAATCAGTGATCCTACAGCTACTGGTTTAACATCACGTACGGTCAGTGTGTAAGAGACCTGATTTCTATAAAGTAATACTCTGACTACAATCACTTGTTTTAGTTATGGCCGTTACACAGGAGGTGTGTGGGAACCTGTCTGTGCCCTGGGGCCCATTATTGTCCCTTATAGGAAATGGGGACAATTTAACCATTAAGCCAACTATGAACTAAAGGCCGCGTGGGTCTGATTTGTGAAACCCTTACCgtgttttccagctgtttgGCATCCTGAGCTCTGCAGCCCACAACATGCGGGCAGCCCCTGAAGGCgaactcctccagctccgccagcatcctctccttctcctcgctCTGGGCGTGGACGATCTGCTTCAGTCGGAACTGCACCTGAGCAAAGTGGGAGGTGAGCGCGAGCAGAGAGGAGTTCAGCaagtcctgctcctcttccagctTCCTCATCCTGGAGGCCGTTTCCTCCTCGGTGACGCAGGGCGAGCCTCCCTGCCTCGGCTGCCCACCGCCGCGGCTCTCATCCTCGGGATTTGCCACGGCGCCGACCGGTGCCCATCGCTCTCCGGCGCCGGCGAACACAGCCTCGCTGTCCGACGCTGACAGCTCCTCCGTGGACATACTGCAGGGCGGAAGTAGCTGCAGCCGTTGGACGCCGCCGCCGAAGAAGTGGTGAGTCCTTCCGGATGGTCCGTTCGCGTGTTTGCGCAGATAACAACCGTGATCACCGTAGGAGAAACAGGTGCATCGCCATCTTGCGAAGGATGATTCATACGTCAAAGCCCGAACGGAGACACGTCAAGTTAACTAGGAAACTACCGGAAATATaatagtttcaaaataaaagcgcacACTGTCGCGTAGAAGT
It encodes:
- the rundc1 gene encoding RUN domain-containing protein 1 isoform X1, with amino-acid sequence MSTEELSASDSEAVFAGAGERWAPVGAVANPEDESRGGGQPRQGGSPCVTEEETASRMRKLEEEQDLLNSSLLALTSHFAQVQFRLKQIVHAQSEEKERMLAELEEFAFRGCPHVVGCRAQDAKQLENTGDLSEREKRERLEAQREKQKDLIFQLKTQLDDLERFAYQEGSYDSLPQSVVMERQKVIIDELIKKLDVNLNEDIGNLSPEELRQRVDAAIAQIVNPARVKEQLVEQLKTQIRDLEMFINFIQDEVGNPLLSDGRPQPQAAGTNARNPGSKKKVDPEQAQKMRETGLQLIQKALAVLQIFAASQFGCTAGHVPQSMWPQEPVNQDYGPLLQQLEASVEKVRILGSRKQPSLEHVVNYTSNAALGPRDELTTSVRKELAIALKDLLAHGLFLPSQTMSLVLAPISCLLPFRPATKSIHPWELFVKYYHSKNGKAFVESPARQLSQSFSLPVGGGPVTITPKQSLLWAIHTVLKEHGRYKRGPDTEFKALVCMALNEQRLVSWLNLLCKSGTLIHPHYQSWSYMAQTGFEGALRILGRLSHLKFNLPVDLAVRQLKNIKDAF
- the rundc1 gene encoding RUN domain-containing protein 1 isoform X2, producing the protein MSTEELSASDSEAVFAGAGERWAPVGAVANPEDESRGGGQPRQGGSPCVTEEETASRMRKLEEEQDLLNSSLLALTSHFAQVQFRLKQIVHAQSEEKERMLAELEEFAFRGCPHVVGCRAQDAKQLENTSEREKRERLEAQREKQKDLIFQLKTQLDDLERFAYQEGSYDSLPQSVVMERQKVIIDELIKKLDVNLNEDIGNLSPEELRQRVDAAIAQIVNPARVKEQLVEQLKTQIRDLEMFINFIQDEVGNPLLSDGRPQPQAAGTNARNPGSKKKVDPEQAQKMRETGLQLIQKALAVLQIFAASQFGCTAGHVPQSMWPQEPVNQDYGPLLQQLEASVEKVRILGSRKQPSLEHVVNYTSNAALGPRDELTTSVRKELAIALKDLLAHGLFLPSQTMSLVLAPISCLLPFRPATKSIHPWELFVKYYHSKNGKAFVESPARQLSQSFSLPVGGGPVTITPKQSLLWAIHTVLKEHGRYKRGPDTEFKALVCMALNEQRLVSWLNLLCKSGTLIHPHYQSWSYMAQTGFEGALRILGRLSHLKFNLPVDLAVRQLKNIKDAF